DNA from Salinibacterium sp. dk2585:
GGTGCTGTCGGATGCGCGGCCCCGGATGATCGTGTTCTTGATCGTGACGTTGGGGGCCTCGACGCGCACGAAGCCTCGGATATCCAGCCCGTCGATCACCGCACCCGCCGTCGTGATGGTGAGGTCACCCGAGTGCACCTTGAGCTGGGTGCCCGCGGGCACCCCGACAGAGCGTGCGCCGACGCTGCCAGCTGCGCTGGGCGTCCCTGCAGGGCTGGCGGGCTTCGCCACTGGGGTGGCGGTATTCGGCTCCGCGGGGGCAGACTCCGCTGGGGCAGGCTGTGGAGCGGGAGGCACCGCAGGGGAGGGAGCTGGCGCGGGTGCAGGTGCAGGTGCAGGTGCAGGTGCAGGTGCGGGCGTGGTCACGGGTGCGGGAGACGGGGTGGTGTCGCCGTTGTCAGGGCGCACCGGCGCCGGACGCGGAGCCGGATCACGGTCGGGATCCGTCGTGGGACCCTTCGCCGCGTCAGGTGCGGTGTCCCCGGCGGTCTCGGGTTCCGCGTCGGCCACGGCTTCGGCAGACGGGGCAGCCGGAGTCGTGCTGACTTCGCTCGTCAGCATGGATGTGCCTAACGTGGCGCCTGTCGACAGGAGCGCGCAGCTCAGCACGAGGGTGAGTATGGCGCGCCAACGGGCGCGAGTGGATGGGGCCATGGCGTGAGCTCTCCGTCGGGTTCGCGGGGCGGTCGGGTGTGTGGTGCCGTGGTCGCCGAGCGATCGGGGTGCTCGAGCGCGACGTACGATACGGAGGAAACCTGAGAACCCCCCGAAAGGGGGGTCTGTGTGAGCGAGAAAAGGGCCGCCCGAGTCGGGCGGTCCTTTCGCTGCTGCGCGGGCTTACTGCTGGCGGCGGTCGACGCGCAGCGTGGAGCCGTCGGCCTTCACGTTGTTCTTCTGGTAGACGTCGGTCGTCGGCGGAATCAGCATGGAGCAGCCGAAACGCGAGTCGCCGAAGATGTTGTTGGCGATCTTGAGCCCCTTGACGGCACCCTTCTTCTTCTCTGCAACATTGACGGTGCAGCCGCCGCCGCTGACGACGTTGTTGCTGAGGCGCACGTCGGAGACGATGCCCTGATCCTGCGTGACCATCAGGGCGGCGTTGTACGAGCCGCTGATGCTGTTGTTCACGATCTGGATGTTCTTGCCCTTCTGGAGCTGGATGCTGTCATCGTGACTGTGACCGTTCCAGCCGGGATCGTTCGCGTAGTGCAGGTTGTCGTGCAGGTACGAGTTCGCGATGGTCACGTTGTCGCCGAAGATGTGCACGGAGTCGATCACATTGCTGATGTCGACGCGGTCGAGCGTGAAGCCGTAGCCGTAGACGCCGTTGATGTGGGGCGTGGGGGTGCTCGGCTTCAGGTCGACGTTGCGCACCACGAGGCCATTGGAGGCGTCGGTGCCCGCATGGATCAGGATCGCCATCTCCTTGCGGTCGGTGCCGCGGATGATCGAGTTCTTGATGGTCACGTTGGCTGCGTCGACGCGAACGAATCCGCGGATGTCGAGACCGTCGATGACGGCACCAGGTGTCTTGATGACGAGGTCACCGTAGTGGACCTTGAGCTTAGTGCCGGCGGGGACGCCGGTGTTGTCGGCGTTGGGCGTGGTTGTGGGGCCGATGGTCGCGGCGGATGCGGCGGGCGCCGCGCCGGTGGCCATGGTGGCGCCCGTGACCGCGATGAGGGTGGCGAGGACGATGTTGAGTCCCCGCTTGGGGGTGTGGCGGGGCGTGGTTCTAGACAAGGAAGTGCCGTTTCCGCTTGAGGAAGGAATGAAGGGGAAGTGCGTCGGGAGAACGCTGCAGGTCTACATGCGCTGAACGCGAACGTAAGAATACGGACCTTTTATGAGTGCTCACTCCGAGGCATCCGCATCCGCATCCGCACCAGTCAAGGGGACGAGGGACGAAACATCCGTCTACTCCTTGGCGGGTGGCCATGCGGCGCGGCAGAATCAGCGGATGGTCCTCCGCGTCAGCGTTGCACTCTGCACCCACAACGGCGCTGCCTTCGTTCGCGCCCAGGTGGCGAGCATCCTGGCACAGACAGTGCCTGTAGCCGAGATCGTGCTCTCCGACGATGCGTCGAGCGACGACACTGTGCGCATCGTCACGGAGGAGATAGAGCGCCATGAGGGGGATCGCCCCGCCCTGACGGTGCTGCGCAACAGCCCCGCGCTCGGAGTCGTGCGTAACTTCGAGCAGGCCCTGCGGCAGTGCACGGGCGACCTCGTCGCACTTTGCGACCAGGACGACGTGTGGCGGCTCGACCGGCTCGAGCATGTAGCGGCCGTCTTCGAGGAGCGGCCCGAGCTGCTCCTCGTGCACTCCGACGCGCGACTCGTGCGATCGGACGGCATCCCTTTCGGGGACGGCCTCGCAGCAACACAACGGATCAGTGCCCGCGAGCGTCGGGAACTGACGGCCGGTCAGAGCTTCGACACGCTCCTGCGCCGAAGCCTTGTGACCGGCGCCACGGTCGTGCTGCGGCGCACGCTACTCGACCGGGCGCTCCCCGTCGCGCCGGGCTGGGTGCACGACGAGTGGCTCGCGATCGTTGCCGCGGTCACGGGCGGCACCCACTTCGTCGAGGAACAGCTGCTGGACTACCGTCAGCACAGCGGCAACCAGATCGGCGTGCAGCAGCGCGGCCTCTCCGGCCGCCTCGCGCGCCTCATCACGCCGCGCGAGGCCCGGAACGCGCGCCTCGTCGAGCGCGCCGCAGTCCTGCAAGAGCGGCTACAGCGTCTCGCTACGGAGGGGCATGTATCTGACTCCGCTGCGAAGGCGGCGGCCGACAAGCTGGCACACGACCGCATCCGGCAGACGCTTCCCCGCACCAGGGTGCTCAGGTTGCTGCCGGTGATGGGCGAAGCGATGACGGGTCGTTACTCGCGATTCGGGCGAGGCGGGCAGGACATCGCACGCGACATCCTGCAGCAGGCACGCTAAGCCGGCGCGGGCGTTACTCGGCACCCTCCAGCTCGACCTTTGCCGCCGGCGACCGAGCGCCCTCGAGCAGATCGAGTGCTCGGCGGAGCCGCGTGCTCGAGGTGCCGCCCGTATAGGGAAAGTAGACCACCTCGACCCCGACGGCCCGGAACTGCTGCTCCAGGAGGATCCCGCGCTCTGTGCCCCTCCAGTCGTCGCCCTTGAAGAAGTGGGTGAATCCGACGGCCCGCCAGGTTTCGAGCTTGTCGGGCACCACCTCTGCGACGGCGTCATCGACATATCGCACGCTTCGCACGATCTCGAGACGCTCCGCGAGTGGCACGACGGGCCGCGCCCCCTTGCTCCGCTCAAGCATCTCGTCGGAGACGACGCCCGCGATGAGGAAGTCGCACTCAGATCGCGCCCGTCGCAGGATGTTGAGGTGCCCGATATGGAAGAGGTCGAAGGCGCCCGCTGCGTATCCCACGCGCAGGCCATCGGCGAAGGGTCGGTTCATCGTCACCACCACCACGGCTTGAGTCGGCTCACGGGCAGGCGATAGCGCAGGCCGCGCCGACGCGATCCGATCGGCTTGGCGGGCACGCCGCCGACCATGGTGAAGGCCTCCACGTCATGAGCCACGACGGCCCCCGCGGCGACGATCGCTCCTTCCCCGATCGTCACACCCGGCAAGACTGTGACGCGGGTGCTCAACCACGCCCGGTCGTGGATGACAACGGGGGCGCTCTCGTAGGCGAAGTCCTCGCTCTGCGGATCGTGTTGGCCCGTCCAGATATGCACGCCCGTCGAGAGGTTCACGTCGTTACCGATCGTGATTCCGGCACGCGCGTCGAGGATCGCACCGTTGCCGATAGAACTGCGCGCTCCCACTGTCAAGTGCGCTGCGCCGCGGATCTCGAAGCCGTGGTAGATCGTGGCATCCGGATGCACGGAGCCTCCCCATGCTCGGATGGCCGCAACCCGCAGGCGATGCGATGGCAGCTTGCCCGCGAGCACGAGCGATGACATCTCCGCATCGCGGCGGCGCAGCTGGAGGAGCCTCTTGATTCGTCTATTGGGCACGTCGGTCGATCCTCACTGTGCTGCCGTCGGTGGTGGTGTTGTCGGCTATATGTGCCTCGGTGCTGGGCGGGAGGAGCATTGTGCATCCGAGCCGCGAGGCGCCGAACGAGTTGCCTGTGATGTTGAGTCCCGCGATGGGGCCGCGACCCTTCTCGGCCACGTTGACCGTGCACCCGCCCCCAGAGACCCTGTTGTCGGAGAACGTCACGTGGGAGGTCACGCCCCGGTCCTGCGTGATCTGGAGCGCCGCGTTGTAAGCGCCGCTGATGGTGTTGCCGCGGATGACGATGTCGCTGCCTGACTGCACCTGCACGCTGTCGTCGTGACTGGGCCCGCCGTTCCACGCGGGGTCGTGGGTGAAGTGAAGGTTGTCGTGGAGCCAGGACTCCTCGATGAGCACGTTGTCGCCGAAGATGTGCACGGAGTCGACGACACGTTGGATCTCGACTCTGCGCAGGGTGAAGCCGTAGCCGTACACGCCGCCAACGATCGGGGAGGGGTGCGAGGCAACGAGCTCGCTGTCGTGCACGAGCAGTCCCTTGGCCGCCGGGCTGCCCGCGAAGAGGAGTATCGCGCTGCTTGCGGCCTCACGCCCGCGGATGATGGTGTTGCGGATGATGA
Protein-coding regions in this window:
- a CDS encoding right-handed parallel beta-helix repeat-containing protein encodes the protein MSRTTPRHTPKRGLNIVLATLIAVTGATMATGAAPAASAATIGPTTTPNADNTGVPAGTKLKVHYGDLVIKTPGAVIDGLDIRGFVRVDAANVTIKNSIIRGTDRKEMAILIHAGTDASNGLVVRNVDLKPSTPTPHINGVYGYGFTLDRVDISNVIDSVHIFGDNVTIANSYLHDNLHYANDPGWNGHSHDDSIQLQKGKNIQIVNNSISGSYNAALMVTQDQGIVSDVRLSNNVVSGGGCTVNVAEKKKGAVKGLKIANNIFGDSRFGCSMLIPPTTDVYQKNNVKADGSTLRVDRRQQ
- a CDS encoding glycosyltransferase family 2 protein, with the protein product MSAHSEASASASAPVKGTRDETSVYSLAGGHAARQNQRMVLRVSVALCTHNGAAFVRAQVASILAQTVPVAEIVLSDDASSDDTVRIVTEEIERHEGDRPALTVLRNSPALGVVRNFEQALRQCTGDLVALCDQDDVWRLDRLEHVAAVFEERPELLLVHSDARLVRSDGIPFGDGLAATQRISARERRELTAGQSFDTLLRRSLVTGATVVLRRTLLDRALPVAPGWVHDEWLAIVAAVTGGTHFVEEQLLDYRQHSGNQIGVQQRGLSGRLARLITPREARNARLVERAAVLQERLQRLATEGHVSDSAAKAAADKLAHDRIRQTLPRTRVLRLLPVMGEAMTGRYSRFGRGGQDIARDILQQAR
- a CDS encoding adenylyltransferase/cytidyltransferase family protein, with amino-acid sequence MNRPFADGLRVGYAAGAFDLFHIGHLNILRRARSECDFLIAGVVSDEMLERSKGARPVVPLAERLEIVRSVRYVDDAVAEVVPDKLETWRAVGFTHFFKGDDWRGTERGILLEQQFRAVGVEVVYFPYTGGTSSTRLRRALDLLEGARSPAAKVELEGAE
- a CDS encoding DapH/DapD/GlmU-related protein; translated protein: MPNRRIKRLLQLRRRDAEMSSLVLAGKLPSHRLRVAAIRAWGGSVHPDATIYHGFEIRGAAHLTVGARSSIGNGAILDARAGITIGNDVNLSTGVHIWTGQHDPQSEDFAYESAPVVIHDRAWLSTRVTVLPGVTIGEGAIVAAGAVVAHDVEAFTMVGGVPAKPIGSRRRGLRYRLPVSRLKPWWW